The Actinomyces sp. oral taxon 414 genome has a segment encoding these proteins:
- a CDS encoding response regulator transcription factor, with translation MSTSSTEILTRPDGSPVRVLVVDDEQMLADLLASALRYEGWEVATAGTGIAAVRIAREIEPDVVVLDIMLPDFDGLEVMRRIHGHQPAVPVLFLTAKDAVEDRVAGLTAGGDDYVTKPFSLEEVVARLRALLRRSGASAEREDHILSVGDLTMDEDSHEVWRGEDSIHLTATEFELLRYLMRNPRRVLSKPQILDRVWNYDFGGQANIVELYISYLRRKIDKGREPMIHTMRGVGYVLKPVEPPRPAPKQGA, from the coding sequence ATGAGCACCTCCTCCACCGAGATCCTGACGCGCCCCGACGGCTCCCCCGTCCGGGTCCTGGTCGTCGACGACGAGCAGATGCTGGCAGACCTCCTCGCCTCGGCGCTGCGCTACGAGGGCTGGGAGGTCGCCACCGCCGGCACCGGCATCGCCGCCGTGCGGATCGCCCGGGAGATCGAGCCCGACGTCGTCGTGCTCGACATCATGCTGCCCGACTTCGACGGCCTGGAGGTCATGCGCCGCATCCACGGACACCAGCCGGCCGTCCCCGTCCTCTTCCTCACCGCCAAGGACGCGGTCGAGGATCGCGTGGCCGGACTGACCGCCGGGGGCGACGACTACGTCACCAAGCCCTTCTCCCTGGAGGAGGTCGTGGCCCGGTTGCGGGCCCTGCTGCGCCGCTCCGGGGCCAGCGCCGAGCGGGAGGACCACATTCTGAGCGTCGGGGACCTGACCATGGACGAGGACTCCCACGAGGTGTGGCGCGGCGAGGACTCGATCCACCTGACCGCCACGGAGTTCGAGCTGCTGCGCTATCTCATGCGCAACCCGCGCCGCGTCCTGTCCAAGCCCCAGATCCTGGACCGGGTGTGGAACTACGACTTCGGCGGGCAGGCCAATATCGTCGAGCTCTACATCTCCTACCTGCGCCGCAAGATCGACAAGGGCCGTGAGCCCATGATCCACACCATGCGCGGGGTCGGCTACGTCCTCAAACCCGTCGAGCCGCCCCGCCCCGCCCCGAAGCAGGGCGCCTGA
- a CDS encoding diguanylate cyclase translates to METIQGDERLFDVDDVFFSTTDTKGVIRGANNTFITLARHPREEMIGAPHNIIRHDDMPAGVFKLMWDDLEAGLPVCTYVLNKAGDGLDYWVFATVTAVEDGYVSVRTKPLDQDTFATVRGIYQRVRAIERECIAQGLPRRRVAERGAQALLAELETLGYGSLSAFGRATLPQEAQLLLRAGVRVPVREESDDAADRILELARTIEHDSDTLVGQVGGYRELLAGLGGWMEQAPTITRRARRTGELVAMFDSQDAESSVPDVSERVSERTARAVEQLGGLTSTVGALVSAVAQLSFRASLMRLHTLVLGIYAAAVVDGTEDDVPRAMTELSHALAEDLADIGPVCNEIVTRSDELDELMRSVVSDLDRTRRPFDRWLRALQDEHASLREGVEGDVLALLGEAERLSEAGFPEMSALATLAARCRGLDFSYNSDAMQGTMAAVADAIGDLV, encoded by the coding sequence ATGGAGACCATTCAGGGCGACGAGCGCCTCTTCGACGTCGACGACGTCTTCTTCTCGACCACCGACACCAAGGGTGTCATCCGTGGGGCCAACAACACCTTCATCACCCTGGCGCGCCATCCGCGCGAGGAGATGATAGGCGCCCCCCACAACATCATCCGCCACGACGACATGCCGGCCGGAGTCTTCAAACTCATGTGGGACGACCTCGAGGCCGGCCTGCCCGTGTGCACCTACGTCCTCAACAAGGCGGGCGACGGCCTGGACTACTGGGTCTTCGCCACCGTGACCGCCGTCGAGGACGGCTACGTCTCGGTGCGCACCAAGCCGCTGGACCAGGACACCTTCGCCACCGTTCGCGGGATCTACCAGCGGGTGCGCGCCATTGAGCGCGAGTGCATCGCGCAGGGCCTGCCCAGGCGCAGGGTCGCCGAGCGGGGCGCGCAGGCGCTCCTGGCCGAGCTCGAGACCCTCGGCTACGGGAGCCTGTCCGCCTTCGGGCGGGCCACCCTGCCGCAGGAGGCCCAGCTCCTCCTGCGCGCCGGCGTGCGGGTGCCCGTGCGCGAGGAGTCCGACGACGCCGCCGACCGCATCCTCGAGCTGGCGCGCACCATTGAGCACGACTCCGACACCCTCGTCGGCCAGGTCGGCGGCTACCGCGAGCTGCTCGCGGGCCTGGGCGGCTGGATGGAGCAGGCCCCCACCATCACCCGGCGGGCCCGGCGCACGGGCGAGCTGGTCGCCATGTTCGACAGTCAGGACGCCGAATCCTCGGTCCCTGACGTGTCCGAGCGCGTCTCGGAGCGCACGGCCCGCGCCGTCGAGCAGCTCGGGGGGCTGACCTCCACGGTGGGCGCGCTCGTGTCCGCCGTCGCGCAGCTGAGTTTCCGCGCCTCCCTCATGCGCCTGCACACCCTCGTGCTGGGCATCTACGCGGCCGCCGTCGTCGATGGCACCGAGGACGACGTGCCGCGGGCCATGACCGAGCTGAGCCACGCCCTGGCGGAGGACCTGGCGGACATCGGTCCGGTTTGCAACGAAATCGTGACCCGCAGCGACGAGCTCGACGAGCTCATGCGCTCGGTCGTCTCCGATCTGGACCGGACCCGCCGCCCCTTCGACCGCTGGCTGCGCGCCCTGCAGGACGAGCACGCCTCGCTGCGCGAGGGGGTCGAGGGCGACGTCCTGGCCCTGCTCGGCGAGGCGGAGCGCCTGTCCGAGGCCGGGTTCCCCGAGATGTCGGCCCTGGCGACCCTGGCCGCGCGCTGCCGTGGCCTGGACTTCTCTTACAACTCGGATGCGATGCAGGGCACCATGGCGGCGGTGGCCGACGCCATTGGCGATCTGGTATAA
- a CDS encoding diguanylate cyclase, whose translation MESQIGYERFFDPDDIFFSTTDAKGVIQRSNRTFDTLSRYTRERLMRSPHNIIRHLDMPAGVFKLMWADLQAGLPVCAYVINRAADGLDYRVFATIVPIPGGYLSVRTKPMNTQTQEAVQAVYRRVRSREREFAARGSSRRRVGELGAEELTRELDALGFGSLHAMTLETLPHEVSALVSAGVRVPAPPAVEGPVTQILTIAGQIERETNLLVFQLEEYLRLLTSLAAAKGVMLDVAGRTESYARLVGGRELKMADKADAMAYQIIEVSEKVTPALRGLPERMSGLQELVLELRFTVALMRLLTLMVGRFARSVLDGSEEEPVGSMNDLCAALDGGFAQLGPLCKKVEQGVADMDSELREVTPALDRAVIRLRRWVDRDGGGKVSAEVLAEARALAERGTPEVRDLAALAAECRGLHLPFDEELISQRLEHLRSLLVEIG comes from the coding sequence GTGGAGTCGCAAATCGGCTACGAGCGGTTCTTCGACCCCGATGACATCTTCTTCTCGACCACGGACGCGAAGGGGGTCATTCAGCGGTCGAACCGCACCTTCGACACGCTGTCGAGGTACACGCGCGAGAGGCTGATGCGCTCTCCCCACAACATCATCCGGCACCTCGACATGCCGGCCGGCGTCTTCAAGCTCATGTGGGCCGATCTCCAAGCGGGTCTGCCCGTGTGCGCCTACGTGATCAACCGCGCCGCCGACGGCCTGGACTACCGGGTTTTCGCCACCATTGTGCCCATCCCCGGCGGCTATCTGTCGGTGCGCACCAAGCCGATGAACACCCAGACGCAGGAGGCCGTGCAGGCCGTTTACCGGCGGGTCCGCTCCCGCGAGCGCGAATTCGCCGCCCGCGGCTCCTCGCGCCGGCGGGTCGGCGAGCTGGGCGCCGAGGAGCTGACCCGCGAGCTCGACGCGCTGGGCTTCGGCAGCCTGCACGCCATGACCCTGGAGACCCTGCCCCACGAGGTCTCCGCGCTGGTCTCCGCCGGCGTGCGGGTGCCCGCCCCGCCCGCCGTGGAGGGCCCGGTCACCCAGATCCTCACCATCGCCGGGCAGATCGAGAGGGAGACCAACCTCCTGGTCTTCCAGCTCGAGGAGTACCTGCGTCTGCTCACCTCCCTGGCCGCCGCCAAGGGGGTCATGCTCGACGTCGCCGGTCGCACCGAGTCCTATGCGCGCCTGGTGGGCGGGCGCGAGCTCAAGATGGCCGACAAGGCCGACGCGATGGCCTACCAGATCATCGAGGTCTCCGAGAAGGTCACCCCGGCGCTGCGGGGCCTGCCCGAGCGCATGTCCGGTCTGCAGGAGCTGGTGCTGGAGCTGCGCTTCACCGTGGCCCTCATGCGCCTGCTCACCCTCATGGTGGGGCGCTTCGCCCGCTCCGTCCTGGACGGCAGCGAGGAGGAGCCCGTCGGCTCCATGAACGACCTGTGCGCGGCCCTGGACGGGGGCTTCGCCCAGCTCGGTCCGCTGTGCAAGAAGGTCGAGCAGGGCGTGGCCGACATGGACTCCGAGCTGCGCGAGGTCACGCCCGCCCTCGACCGCGCCGTCATCCGCCTGCGCCGTTGGGTGGACCGCGACGGCGGCGGCAAGGTCTCCGCCGAGGTCCTGGCCGAGGCCCGGGCCCTGGCCGAGCGGGGTACCCCCGAGGTGCGGGACCTGGCCGCCTTGGCGGCCGAGTGCCGTGGGCTGCATCTGCCCTTCGACGAGGAGCTCATCTCCCAGCGTCTGGAGCACCTGCGCTCCCTGCTCGTCGAGATCGGCTGA